The genomic interval CGACGACGCTGACTCCGTCGAGCACGCGGACGCGCGTGTCACTCGCGGCGAGCGTGAGCGGCACGCGGACGAGCGTGTGGGGGATCGAGTAGTCGTTCCCGTCGAAGCGGACGTAGGGCTGCTTTCCGCTCCGGATGGGCTGGACGCGGTCCGTCGTGGGCTGGTGCGCCGGAAGCGGGAGCAGGCGCGCGCGCTCCTCCTCGAAGACCTCGCGGACCGTGCGTCGTTCTTCGTCGGTAGGGTGCACGCGTGCCATGGCATGCGTGTCGAGCCACTCACGGAACTGCGCGTTGAGGTCGTCGAGGCTGCTGAACTTGCGCCCCTCGAAGAAGCTTCCGCGGATGTACTGGATGGCGCGCTCGACCGTGCCCTTCTCCTCGGGGCAGTACGGGCGACACGGCCGCGGCATGTAGTGGTAGTGCCCCGCGAACTCGAGCAGGTCGTCGTGGAAGCGCACGTGGTCGCCGATACGTTCGAGGACGACGCTCTTGAGATTGTCGTACAGCATCACCCGGGGTGCCCCCTCGAACTCCTCGAAGGCGTGACCGTGGCCCCGCAGGAAGGCGTCCATCCGCTGGTCGTAGGTGAACTCGCCAGCGAGCGCCCGGCTGTACGGGAGCGCCATCAGGAAGAGCGAGAGCGACCGCTCGCCACCGCGGACGGAGACCTTGCCGAAGCTGCCCCAGTCGACCTGCCCGAACTCGCCCGGCATCGTGCGCGTACGCAAGTACGCCTTGCGACCACGTGGCGGGCGCACCTTGCTGACGTAGCGACGGACCTGCCGCACGCTGCCGAGGAACCCGCGTGCCACCAGCATGTCGTAGAGCCGCGTCGCCCGGAGACGCGGGTATTGCTCGAGCGTCATCGCCACCATGGGCTTGTACGGGTCCAACAAGGTGCTTCGGGCGTTGGCTCCATTGGAGACGAACGCGTCGGTGAGGATGGCGCGCTTGACGGTGTCGGCAGCGAGCTCCATCTCGGCGGCGATCGTGCCGACCTTCCAGTGCTCGGCGTAGAAGAGGCGACGGATCGTGGCGCGTTGTTCGGAAGAGATCGTCATCGCACACCTCCCCCGAGGCTCGCGTGCACGGCCGCTCGCGCAAGGTCGTCGTAGCCGCCCACGTCGGGCAATAGGTCACTGAGTGCGGGCCCCCCTGGGGGCTCGCGGCCCGCGAGATCCAGGCTGTACAGCACCCCGCCGTGGTCCATCCCGACCGCGTCCCAGAAAGCCCTCGCGTAGGTGGCGTCCGCGCCGCCCGCACACACGACACCGCGGACCGGGACCCCCTCCCACAGTGCGATTGCCTCCATCATCCACTGCACCGCGCGTGGGTGCGAGGGCGCCCGAGACAGACGTCCCTTCATCACGATCTCGTCGCCCACCGTCACGAGCATCCTCGTGTCCAGAGGCCCCAGAGACCACATCACCAAAGGCTGATTCATCGACTTGCTCCTGCGCCGCGGTCGCCTCGGACACTGCGTCCGAGCGCGCTGCGCGCGCGAGAGCGATGGGTCGCCCAGGGGTCAACTTAGTGGGACCTACATCCGTCACGCGGGCTCGCTGCCGCGCTCGATACGCGCGGTTGCGATCACGATGGTCATCCCGGCCCTCGGGGCTCAGCTGGTGCCGGCGCCCAGCCTCGCGACGCTGCCGCTGGGCTCGCGCGCTGCGGCACTCCGGGCTGCATACACGCTGCCCGCGGTCGCACCGACGACACACCTCAGCGCGCGCTCCACAGTGCGCGCACAGGTACATGCGGAAGCTTTCTGTAGGCGATGTCGACAGGGAACTTGGCCCCGCGCCACGCTCATGCCATCACTCTCTCGCAGGGTCCGCCTTGCCGCTGGCGTGTACCAGCCGGCGCGGGTCCTGATGGGCACAC from Sandaracinaceae bacterium carries:
- a CDS encoding IS21 family transposase — translated: MTISSEQRATIRRLFYAEHWKVGTIAAEMELAADTVKRAILTDAFVSNGANARSTLLDPYKPMVAMTLEQYPRLRATRLYDMLVARGFLGSVRQVRRYVSKVRPPRGRKAYLRTRTMPGEFGQVDWGSFGKVSVRGGERSLSLFLMALPYSRALAGEFTYDQRMDAFLRGHGHAFEEFEGAPRVMLYDNLKSVVLERIGDHVRFHDDLLEFAGHYHYMPRPCRPYCPEEKGTVERAIQYIRGSFFEGRKFSSLDDLNAQFREWLDTHAMARVHPTDEERRTVREVFEEERARLLPLPAHQPTTDRVQPIRSGKQPYVRFDGNDYSIPHTLVRVPLTLAASDTRVRVLDGVSVV